The following proteins come from a genomic window of Perognathus longimembris pacificus isolate PPM17 chromosome 12, ASM2315922v1, whole genome shotgun sequence:
- the Tmem70 gene encoding transmembrane protein 70, mitochondrial, with amino-acid sequence MLLLALGGRWSAAWRPSGKRTTPWAAAALQGPGAAVSRAASCRGPSGLLGGGSAGPPGAGPLLLRPGRAQIPNCWKGCLQCIHTQLDKSEDGRLIYTGNLSRAVFGVKCFSYSTSVLSLAFLPYLFEQSNVIFGSLPLQALFYGILGSFTVITPTLLHFLTKGYVVRLYHDPTTDTYKAITYNVLLSESSTVFHQNDVKIPSSTHVFTTFYAKTKSLLVNPMLFKNPEDYDHLMGYDKPFTFDTEEASTKKQLEND; translated from the exons ATGCTGCTGCTGGCATTGGGTGGCCGGTGGTCGGCTGCGTGGCGGCCGTCGGGGAAGAGGACCACACCGTGGGCAGCCGCCGCGCTGCAAGGCCCCGGCGCCGCCGTCTCGCGAGCGGCCTCCTGCCGCGGGCCTTCGGGGCTACTCGGCGGCGGGAGCGCGGGGCCGCCGGGTGCAGGGCCGCTTCTCTTGCGTCCCGGGAGAGCACAG ATTCCTAATTGTTGGAAAGGATGTTTGCAATGCATACATACACAGCTTGATAAATCAGAAGATGGAAGGCTGATTTATACGGGGAATCTGTCTCGTGCAGTATTTG gtgtgaaatgtttctcctattctacAAGTGTGCTCAGCCTTGCATTTCTGCCATACCTGTTTGAACAAAGTAATGTTATATTTGGAAGTCTGCCTTTACAGGCGTTATTTTATGGCATCCTAGGGAGCTTTACCGTGATCACCCCAACACTGCTTCACTTCCTTACAAAAGGCTATGTCGTTCGGTTGTACCATGATCCCACAACGGACACGTATAAAGCCATTACTTACAATGTCCTGCTTTCAGAAAGCAGCACAGTGTTTCACCAGAATGACGTCAAGATCCCTAGCAGCACACATGTGTTTACCACATTTTATGCTAAAACAAAATCCTTGTTAGTTAATCCAATGCTCTTTAAAAATCCTGAAGACTATGACCATCTAATGGGTTATGACAAACCATTTACTTTTGATACAGAGGAAGCTAGTACAAAGAAACAGCTTGAGAATGATTAA